The following proteins are encoded in a genomic region of Magallana gigas chromosome 1, xbMagGiga1.1, whole genome shotgun sequence:
- the LOC105344873 gene encoding transcription intermediary factor 1-beta isoform X6, which produces MAKTSSSAQHYLECDNCEENPAQYFCKMCAGHLCETCKSDHGKRKITRNHEIVSMTSNNENLVDLMYCSTHTNKKLECYCNLCKEPVCTDCIIRSHNGHSVKSLSTIYNELTDHYKNRKKEIENVLLPKHREVLAKEIEKRSAFTMKADEIQKKIDAHTQDVSKMVKHIGEQTVESLRNAEKDGLWEMDKFTDSIKEKINQLQLMSIQISEELEAKPDISFFMFTKCNELDNFQSLPTPVDYTLTDFQPQHIDKEMSLGKPPVLQSSQQKPQHKYKEMSLGKPPVLQSSQQKKAECGEDEWVPPFSRVCIDGCGHKPGRNSLLQKMA; this is translated from the exons ATGGCGAAGACATCATCATCTGCTCAACATTATCTAGAGTGTGACAATTGTGAAGAAAATCCTGCACAATACTTCTGTAAGATGTGTGCAGGTCACCTATGTGAAACGTGTAAAAGCGACCATGGAAAGAGAAAAATAACTCGAAATCATGAAATTGTTTCCATGACATCAAACAACGAAAACCTAGTAGATCTTATGTATTGTTCCACTCATACAAATAAGAAACTGGAATGTTACTGCAACCTTTGTAAAGAACCAGTATGCACAGATTGCATTATTCGATCTCATAATGGACATTCTGTGAAATCTTTGTCTACCATTTACAATGAATTAACAGATCACTATaagaacagaaaaaaagaaatagaaaatgtaCTTCTTCCAAAGCATAGAGAGGTGCTTGctaaagaaatagaaaaacgATCAGCATTTACAATGAAAGCCGACGAAATTCAGAAGAAAATTGATGCACATACACAAGATGTATCTAAGATGGTAAAACATATTGGCGAACAGACTGTTGAAAGTTTACGAAACGCAGAAAAAGACGGGCTGTGGGAAATGGATAAATTCACAGACAGcataaaagagaaaattaacCAACTTCAGCTCATGAGTATACAAATATCAGAAGAACTTGAAGCCAAAcctgatatttctttttttatgtttaccaAATGTAATGAGCTGGACAACTTTCAATCCTTACCTACACCTGTTGATTACACATTGACCGATTTTCAGCCTCAGCACATAGATAAAGAAATGAGCCTTGGAAAACCACCAGTTCTGCAAAGTTCCCAACAAAAG CCTCAGCacaaatataaagaaatgaGCCTTGGAAAACCACCAGTTCTGCAAAGTTCCCAACAAAAG aAAGCGGAATGTGGTGAAGACGAATGGGTACCTCCATTCTCACGTGTCTGTATTGATG GATGTGGTCACAAACCAGGACGAAACTCACTGTTACAG aaaATGGCATAA
- the LOC105344873 gene encoding transcription intermediary factor 1-beta isoform X8 has product MAKTSSSAQHYLECDNCEENPAQYFCKMCAGHLCETCKSDHGKRKITRNHEIVSMTSNNENLVDLMYCSTHTNKKLECYCNLCKEPVCTDCIIRSHNGHSVKSLSTIYNELTDHYKNRKKEIENVLLPKHREVLAKEIEKRSAFTMKADEIQKKIDAHTQDVSKMVKHIGEQTVESLRNAEKDGLWEMDKFTDSIKEKINQLQLMSIQISEELEAKPDISFFMFTKCNELDNFQSLPTPVDYTLTDFQPQHIDKEMSLGKPPVLQSSQQKKAECGEDEWVPPFSRVCIDGCGHKPGRNSLLQVQTNR; this is encoded by the exons ATGGCGAAGACATCATCATCTGCTCAACATTATCTAGAGTGTGACAATTGTGAAGAAAATCCTGCACAATACTTCTGTAAGATGTGTGCAGGTCACCTATGTGAAACGTGTAAAAGCGACCATGGAAAGAGAAAAATAACTCGAAATCATGAAATTGTTTCCATGACATCAAACAACGAAAACCTAGTAGATCTTATGTATTGTTCCACTCATACAAATAAGAAACTGGAATGTTACTGCAACCTTTGTAAAGAACCAGTATGCACAGATTGCATTATTCGATCTCATAATGGACATTCTGTGAAATCTTTGTCTACCATTTACAATGAATTAACAGATCACTATaagaacagaaaaaaagaaatagaaaatgtaCTTCTTCCAAAGCATAGAGAGGTGCTTGctaaagaaatagaaaaacgATCAGCATTTACAATGAAAGCCGACGAAATTCAGAAGAAAATTGATGCACATACACAAGATGTATCTAAGATGGTAAAACATATTGGCGAACAGACTGTTGAAAGTTTACGAAACGCAGAAAAAGACGGGCTGTGGGAAATGGATAAATTCACAGACAGcataaaagagaaaattaacCAACTTCAGCTCATGAGTATACAAATATCAGAAGAACTTGAAGCCAAAcctgatatttctttttttatgtttaccaAATGTAATGAGCTGGACAACTTTCAATCCTTACCTACACCTGTTGATTACACATTGACCGATTTTCAGCCTCAGCACATAGATAAAGAAATGAGCCTTGGAAAACCACCAGTTCTGCAAAGTTCCCAACAAAAG aAAGCGGAATGTGGTGAAGACGAATGGGTACCTCCATTCTCACGTGTCTGTATTGATG GATGTGGTCACAAACCAGGACGAAACTCACTGTTACAGGTGCAAACAAATCGATAA
- the LOC105344873 gene encoding transcription intermediary factor 1-beta isoform X7, translating to MAKTSSSAQHYLECDNCEENPAQYFCKMCAGHLCETCKSDHGKRKITRNHEIVSMTSNNENLVDLMYCSTHTNKKLECYCNLCKEPVCTDCIIRSHNGHSVKSLSTIYNELTDHYKNRKKEIENVLLPKHREVLAKEIEKRSAFTMKADEIQKKIDAHTQDVSKMVKHIGEQTVESLRNAEKDGLWEMDKFTDSIKEKINQLQLMSIQISEELEAKPDISFFMFTKCNELDNFQSLPTPVDYTLTDFQPQHIDKEMSLGKPPVLQSSQQKPQHKYKEMSLGKPPVLQSSQQKKAECGEDEWVPPFSRVCIDENGIIGIKMA from the exons ATGGCGAAGACATCATCATCTGCTCAACATTATCTAGAGTGTGACAATTGTGAAGAAAATCCTGCACAATACTTCTGTAAGATGTGTGCAGGTCACCTATGTGAAACGTGTAAAAGCGACCATGGAAAGAGAAAAATAACTCGAAATCATGAAATTGTTTCCATGACATCAAACAACGAAAACCTAGTAGATCTTATGTATTGTTCCACTCATACAAATAAGAAACTGGAATGTTACTGCAACCTTTGTAAAGAACCAGTATGCACAGATTGCATTATTCGATCTCATAATGGACATTCTGTGAAATCTTTGTCTACCATTTACAATGAATTAACAGATCACTATaagaacagaaaaaaagaaatagaaaatgtaCTTCTTCCAAAGCATAGAGAGGTGCTTGctaaagaaatagaaaaacgATCAGCATTTACAATGAAAGCCGACGAAATTCAGAAGAAAATTGATGCACATACACAAGATGTATCTAAGATGGTAAAACATATTGGCGAACAGACTGTTGAAAGTTTACGAAACGCAGAAAAAGACGGGCTGTGGGAAATGGATAAATTCACAGACAGcataaaagagaaaattaacCAACTTCAGCTCATGAGTATACAAATATCAGAAGAACTTGAAGCCAAAcctgatatttctttttttatgtttaccaAATGTAATGAGCTGGACAACTTTCAATCCTTACCTACACCTGTTGATTACACATTGACCGATTTTCAGCCTCAGCACATAGATAAAGAAATGAGCCTTGGAAAACCACCAGTTCTGCAAAGTTCCCAACAAAAG CCTCAGCacaaatataaagaaatgaGCCTTGGAAAACCACCAGTTCTGCAAAGTTCCCAACAAAAG aAAGCGGAATGTGGTGAAGACGAATGGGTACCTCCATTCTCACGTGTCTGTATTGATG aaaATGGCATAATAGGCATAAAAATGGCATGA
- the LOC105344873 gene encoding E3 ubiquitin-protein ligase TRIM45 isoform X3 → MAKTSSSAQHYLECDNCEENPAQYFCKMCAGHLCETCKSDHGKRKITRNHEIVSMTSNNENLVDLMYCSTHTNKKLECYCNLCKEPVCTDCIIRSHNGHSVKSLSTIYNELTDHYKNRKKEIENVLLPKHREVLAKEIEKRSAFTMKADEIQKKIDAHTQDVSKMVKHIGEQTVESLRNAEKDGLWEMDKFTDSIKEKINQLQLMSIQISEELEAKPDISFFMFTKCNELDNFQSLPTPVDYTLTDFQPQHIDKEMSLGKPPVLQSSQQKPQHKYKEMSLGKPPVLQSSQQKKAECGEDEWVPPFSRVCIDARFTNSVHFIPWKDVVTNQDETHCYRCKQIDKSSNIENF, encoded by the exons ATGGCGAAGACATCATCATCTGCTCAACATTATCTAGAGTGTGACAATTGTGAAGAAAATCCTGCACAATACTTCTGTAAGATGTGTGCAGGTCACCTATGTGAAACGTGTAAAAGCGACCATGGAAAGAGAAAAATAACTCGAAATCATGAAATTGTTTCCATGACATCAAACAACGAAAACCTAGTAGATCTTATGTATTGTTCCACTCATACAAATAAGAAACTGGAATGTTACTGCAACCTTTGTAAAGAACCAGTATGCACAGATTGCATTATTCGATCTCATAATGGACATTCTGTGAAATCTTTGTCTACCATTTACAATGAATTAACAGATCACTATaagaacagaaaaaaagaaatagaaaatgtaCTTCTTCCAAAGCATAGAGAGGTGCTTGctaaagaaatagaaaaacgATCAGCATTTACAATGAAAGCCGACGAAATTCAGAAGAAAATTGATGCACATACACAAGATGTATCTAAGATGGTAAAACATATTGGCGAACAGACTGTTGAAAGTTTACGAAACGCAGAAAAAGACGGGCTGTGGGAAATGGATAAATTCACAGACAGcataaaagagaaaattaacCAACTTCAGCTCATGAGTATACAAATATCAGAAGAACTTGAAGCCAAAcctgatatttctttttttatgtttaccaAATGTAATGAGCTGGACAACTTTCAATCCTTACCTACACCTGTTGATTACACATTGACCGATTTTCAGCCTCAGCACATAGATAAAGAAATGAGCCTTGGAAAACCACCAGTTCTGCAAAGTTCCCAACAAAAG CCTCAGCacaaatataaagaaatgaGCCTTGGAAAACCACCAGTTCTGCAAAGTTCCCAACAAAAG aAAGCGGAATGTGGTGAAGACGAATGGGTACCTCCATTCTCACGTGTCTGTATTGATG CACGGTTTACTAATTctgttcattttattccttGGAAGGATGTGGTCACAAACCAGGACGAAACTCACTGTTACAGGTGCAAACAAATCGATAAATCGTCAAACATAGAAAACTTTTAG
- the LOC105344873 gene encoding transcription intermediary factor 1-beta isoform X5, whose translation MAKTSSSAQHYLECDNCEENPAQYFCKMCAGHLCETCKSDHGKRKITRNHEIVSMTSNNENLVDLMYCSTHTNKKLECYCNLCKEPVCTDCIIRSHNGHSVKSLSTIYNELTDHYKNRKKEIENVLLPKHREVLAKEIEKRSAFTMKADEIQKKIDAHTQDVSKMVKHIGEQTVESLRNAEKDGLWEMDKFTDSIKEKINQLQLMSIQISEELEAKPDISFFMFTKCNELDNFQSLPTPVDYTLTDFQPQHIDKEMSLGKPPVLQSSQQKPQHKYKEMSLGKPPVLQSSQQKKAECGEDEWVPPFSRVCIDGCGHKPGRNSLLQVQTNR comes from the exons ATGGCGAAGACATCATCATCTGCTCAACATTATCTAGAGTGTGACAATTGTGAAGAAAATCCTGCACAATACTTCTGTAAGATGTGTGCAGGTCACCTATGTGAAACGTGTAAAAGCGACCATGGAAAGAGAAAAATAACTCGAAATCATGAAATTGTTTCCATGACATCAAACAACGAAAACCTAGTAGATCTTATGTATTGTTCCACTCATACAAATAAGAAACTGGAATGTTACTGCAACCTTTGTAAAGAACCAGTATGCACAGATTGCATTATTCGATCTCATAATGGACATTCTGTGAAATCTTTGTCTACCATTTACAATGAATTAACAGATCACTATaagaacagaaaaaaagaaatagaaaatgtaCTTCTTCCAAAGCATAGAGAGGTGCTTGctaaagaaatagaaaaacgATCAGCATTTACAATGAAAGCCGACGAAATTCAGAAGAAAATTGATGCACATACACAAGATGTATCTAAGATGGTAAAACATATTGGCGAACAGACTGTTGAAAGTTTACGAAACGCAGAAAAAGACGGGCTGTGGGAAATGGATAAATTCACAGACAGcataaaagagaaaattaacCAACTTCAGCTCATGAGTATACAAATATCAGAAGAACTTGAAGCCAAAcctgatatttctttttttatgtttaccaAATGTAATGAGCTGGACAACTTTCAATCCTTACCTACACCTGTTGATTACACATTGACCGATTTTCAGCCTCAGCACATAGATAAAGAAATGAGCCTTGGAAAACCACCAGTTCTGCAAAGTTCCCAACAAAAG CCTCAGCacaaatataaagaaatgaGCCTTGGAAAACCACCAGTTCTGCAAAGTTCCCAACAAAAG aAAGCGGAATGTGGTGAAGACGAATGGGTACCTCCATTCTCACGTGTCTGTATTGATG GATGTGGTCACAAACCAGGACGAAACTCACTGTTACAGGTGCAAACAAATCGATAA
- the LOC105344873 gene encoding E3 ubiquitin-protein ligase TRIM45 isoform X2, with protein MAKTSSSAQHYLECDNCEENPAQYFCKMCAGHLCETCKSDHGKRKITRNHEIVSMTSNNENLVDLMYCSTHTNKKLECYCNLCKEPVCTDCIIRSHNGHSVKSLSTIYNELTDHYKNRKKEIENVLLPKHREVLAKEIEKRSAFTMKADEIQKKIDAHTQDVSKMVKHIGEQTVESLRNAEKDGLWEMDKFTDSIKEKINQLQLMSIQISEELEAKPDISFFMFTKCNELDNFQSLPTPVDYTLTDFQPQHIDKEMSLGKPPVLQSSQQKPQHKYKEMSLGKPPVLQSSQQKKAECGEDEWVPPFSRVCIDARFTNSVHFIPWKDVVTNQDETHCYRKWHNRHKNGMTQGENKINTCLRNHCALG; from the exons ATGGCGAAGACATCATCATCTGCTCAACATTATCTAGAGTGTGACAATTGTGAAGAAAATCCTGCACAATACTTCTGTAAGATGTGTGCAGGTCACCTATGTGAAACGTGTAAAAGCGACCATGGAAAGAGAAAAATAACTCGAAATCATGAAATTGTTTCCATGACATCAAACAACGAAAACCTAGTAGATCTTATGTATTGTTCCACTCATACAAATAAGAAACTGGAATGTTACTGCAACCTTTGTAAAGAACCAGTATGCACAGATTGCATTATTCGATCTCATAATGGACATTCTGTGAAATCTTTGTCTACCATTTACAATGAATTAACAGATCACTATaagaacagaaaaaaagaaatagaaaatgtaCTTCTTCCAAAGCATAGAGAGGTGCTTGctaaagaaatagaaaaacgATCAGCATTTACAATGAAAGCCGACGAAATTCAGAAGAAAATTGATGCACATACACAAGATGTATCTAAGATGGTAAAACATATTGGCGAACAGACTGTTGAAAGTTTACGAAACGCAGAAAAAGACGGGCTGTGGGAAATGGATAAATTCACAGACAGcataaaagagaaaattaacCAACTTCAGCTCATGAGTATACAAATATCAGAAGAACTTGAAGCCAAAcctgatatttctttttttatgtttaccaAATGTAATGAGCTGGACAACTTTCAATCCTTACCTACACCTGTTGATTACACATTGACCGATTTTCAGCCTCAGCACATAGATAAAGAAATGAGCCTTGGAAAACCACCAGTTCTGCAAAGTTCCCAACAAAAG CCTCAGCacaaatataaagaaatgaGCCTTGGAAAACCACCAGTTCTGCAAAGTTCCCAACAAAAG aAAGCGGAATGTGGTGAAGACGAATGGGTACCTCCATTCTCACGTGTCTGTATTGATG CACGGTTTACTAATTctgttcattttattccttGGAAGGATGTGGTCACAAACCAGGACGAAACTCACTGTTACAG aaaATGGCATAATAGGCATAAAAATGGCATGACTCAAggggaaaataaaataaatacatgtttaag
- the LOC105344873 gene encoding E3 ubiquitin-protein ligase TRIM71 isoform X1 yields MAKTSSSAQHYLECDNCEENPAQYFCKMCAGHLCETCKSDHGKRKITRNHEIVSMTSNNENLVDLMYCSTHTNKKLECYCNLCKEPVCTDCIIRSHNGHSVKSLSTIYNELTDHYKNRKKEIENVLLPKHREVLAKEIEKRSAFTMKADEIQKKIDAHTQDVSKMVKHIGEQTVESLRNAEKDGLWEMDKFTDSIKEKINQLQLMSIQISEELEAKPDISFFMFTKCNELDNFQSLPTPVDYTLTDFQPQHIDKEMSLGKPPVLQSSQQKPQHKYKEMSLGKPPVLQSSQQKKAECGEDEWVPPFSRVCIDARFTNSVHFIPWKDVVTNQDETHCYRKWHNRHKNGMTQGENKINTCLRNHCALGRKLKIIGHPLKNMPLK; encoded by the exons ATGGCGAAGACATCATCATCTGCTCAACATTATCTAGAGTGTGACAATTGTGAAGAAAATCCTGCACAATACTTCTGTAAGATGTGTGCAGGTCACCTATGTGAAACGTGTAAAAGCGACCATGGAAAGAGAAAAATAACTCGAAATCATGAAATTGTTTCCATGACATCAAACAACGAAAACCTAGTAGATCTTATGTATTGTTCCACTCATACAAATAAGAAACTGGAATGTTACTGCAACCTTTGTAAAGAACCAGTATGCACAGATTGCATTATTCGATCTCATAATGGACATTCTGTGAAATCTTTGTCTACCATTTACAATGAATTAACAGATCACTATaagaacagaaaaaaagaaatagaaaatgtaCTTCTTCCAAAGCATAGAGAGGTGCTTGctaaagaaatagaaaaacgATCAGCATTTACAATGAAAGCCGACGAAATTCAGAAGAAAATTGATGCACATACACAAGATGTATCTAAGATGGTAAAACATATTGGCGAACAGACTGTTGAAAGTTTACGAAACGCAGAAAAAGACGGGCTGTGGGAAATGGATAAATTCACAGACAGcataaaagagaaaattaacCAACTTCAGCTCATGAGTATACAAATATCAGAAGAACTTGAAGCCAAAcctgatatttctttttttatgtttaccaAATGTAATGAGCTGGACAACTTTCAATCCTTACCTACACCTGTTGATTACACATTGACCGATTTTCAGCCTCAGCACATAGATAAAGAAATGAGCCTTGGAAAACCACCAGTTCTGCAAAGTTCCCAACAAAAG CCTCAGCacaaatataaagaaatgaGCCTTGGAAAACCACCAGTTCTGCAAAGTTCCCAACAAAAG aAAGCGGAATGTGGTGAAGACGAATGGGTACCTCCATTCTCACGTGTCTGTATTGATG CACGGTTTACTAATTctgttcattttattccttGGAAGGATGTGGTCACAAACCAGGACGAAACTCACTGTTACAG aaaATGGCATAATAGGCATAAAAATGGCATGACTCAAggggaaaataaaataaatacatgtttaag aaaccattGCGCACTTGGGAGAAAATTGAAGATCATCGGACATCCATTAAAGAACATGCCTTTAAA